Genomic window (Streptomyces sp. LX-29):
CTGGCCGGCTTGTCCTCCCGGGCACGTGGGCGGTCGGTCTCCGGTGGCCTGTCGTTCCGCGTGGACGGCCAGTTCCCGGACGAACTCGTTGAGGAACTCCTGCATGTAGCGGTGCCAGTAGCGGCCGCGCCCGGGCACTTTGACGTGGAAGGAGAGGTCCCAGCGAATCCGGCCCGGGTGCACGGTCGCCAGGCCCTCGTAGCCGAAGAAGGGCAGGCCGGACAGGAGTCGGTAGCGCAGCAGCCGGTGGGCCCGCACCTCGAGGATCTCGGCGCGGGTGGTACGGCCTCTGAAGGCGAAGCGACGGACGGCTCCCGGGCCCTCCCGGCCGTCGACGCCTTCCCGTTCCAGGCTGGAGGCGTCGACGGAGGAGCACCAGTCGGGCCAGGTGGCGCCGTGACGATGACGTGAGCGTTGGTCCCGCTGAAACCGAAGCTCGACACCCCCGCGAGCCGGGTGCCCGAGTCGACCGGCCAGGGCATGCACTCGACCGGTACGAACAGCCGGGAGCCGGTCGCGTCGATCCGCGGGTTCCATCCTGTGAAGTGCAGCGTCGGGACCACGGTCGCGCGCTGTACGCGCAGCACCGCCTTGATGAGCCCGGCGATCCCCGCCGCGGCTTCGAGGTGGCCCCTCGGCCAACAGATTCCACAACTCAGCGCCCTCGGTCACCCCACCCGGCGTACGGAGGCCCATGCCGATGAAGGCGATCGGCTCAACGGGAGCGCATGAGTCTCGGGTACGGCGATCTCGGGGCAACGGCAACGTCACTCCTCATCAATGATCACGCTCACGCAGATGCGTCGAAGCCCCGGCGGTCGGTGGTCGGGTCCACGACGGGTGGCATTCCGGACCGGACGTTCACAGCGCGCTGGACGGCGAGGTGAATCCGCGACAACCCGACGGGGAAGGAATCTCCCCTGTGGTCTGTGAGTCCGTGCCTCCGTCCGTAGCGGATGTATCCGTCTGCCTTTCCCTCGCAACAGGGGCGAGTCCCTGTTCGAGGTGCGCGCCGCCGCTGATCACCTTAGGGAGGCGTCCAACGTGGGGAACAGAACGCGAACCGGCCATTCCCGCATTCCCTCGCCGAGAGGATGAGCGTCCCCCGTTCAATCGTTGAGTTCCGCACGGCCGGATCTACTGTCGGCGACGGCTGAAAAGTGGACCAGTAGCGACGCTTGAAAGTTGACCCCCTCCAGGGGTCTGGCTCGTTGAGCCAGGCCGGGAGGAGTGGTGATCAGCGTGGAGGACTGGGCGGAGATCCGTCGGCTTCACCGGGCCGAGCAGATGCCGGTGCGGGCGATCGCAAGGAAGCTGGGGATCTCGAGGAACACCGTCCGCAGGGCGATCGCGGACGACGCGCCGCCGAAGTACCAGCGGGCGCCGAAGGGCTCCATCGTGGACGCGGTCGAGCCGCAGATCCGCGAACTGCTCGAGCAGTGGCCGGAGATGCCCGCGACGGTGATCGCCGAGCGGATCGGCTGGGACCGCGGGCTGACGGTGCTCAAGGACCGGGTCCGAGACCTGCGGCCGGCCTATCGGCCCGCGGATCCAGCCTCGCGGACGGTCTATGAGCCGGGCGAGATCGGCCAGTGCGACCTGTGGTTCCCGCCCGCCGACATCCCGCTCGGCTTCGGGCAGGTCGGGCGGCCGCCGGTGCTGGTCATGGTCGCGGGCTACTCGCGGTGGATCACCGCCCGGATGCTGCCCTCCAGGTCGGCGGCCGACTTGATCGCCGGGCACTGGCGGCTGCTGACCGAGCTGGGCGCCGTCCCACGGGTGCTGGTCTGGGACAACGAGGGTGCTGTGGGCTCCTGGCGGTCCGGGGGACCTCAACTGACCGACGAGTTTGCCGCGTTCGCCGGGCTGCTGGGCATCAAGTTCCTGCTCTGCAAGCCCCGGGATCCGGAGGCCAAGGGGCTGGTCGAACGGGCCAACGGCTATCTGGAGACGTCGTTCCTGCCCGGGCGGGTGTTCACCTCGCCGGCCGATTTCAACATTCAGCTCGCCGACTGGCTGACCAAGGCCAACCGGCGCATTCACCGCAGCCTGCAGGCTCGTCCGGCGGACCGGCTGGAAGCGGACCGCTCCCGGATGCTGGCCCTGCCGCCGGTCGCCCCGCCGGGCTGGTGGAAGGCATCGCTGCGGCTGCCCCGGGACCACTACGTCCGCCTGGACACCTGCGACTACTCGGTGCATCCACTGGCCGTCGGCCGCCGCATCGAAGTCACCGCGGACCTGGACCAGGTCCTGGTGACCTGCGACGGCGTCGAGGTCGCCCGGCATGCCCGCAGCTGGGCTCGCCACCAGACCATCACCGACCCGGACCACGCGGCCGCTGCCGCAGCCGCACGGAAGAAGGCTGCCAGCACGAAGGCGGCGCCAGTGGACGTGACGGAGGTCGAGGAACGGTCGCTGGAGACCTACGACCGGATCTTCGGTGTCATCGACGGCGGGCTGAGCACGGGCGAAGGGGCAGCGTGATGAGCACGAAGAACGGCACGAACCAGGCCCGGACCAGCCGCGACGTCGGCTCCGAACTGATTTATCTGACCAAGGCGTTGAAAGCCCCGGCCCTGCGGGATGCGGCAGCACGGCTCGCCGAACGGGCCCGCGACGAGAGCTGGAGCCACGAGGAGTATCTGGCCGCATGCCTGCAGCGGGAGGTCGCCGCCCGCGACTCCCACGGCGCCGAGGGACGCATCCGCGCGGCCCGTTTCCCCTCTCGCAAGTCGCTGGAGGACTTCGACTTCGACCATCAGCGGTCGGTGAAACGCGAGGTCATCGCCCATCTGGGGACGCTGGACTTTGTCGTCGGGAAGGAGAACGTGATCTTCCTGGGGCCGCCTGGCACCGGCAAGACCCACCTCGCCACCGGCCTCGGCATCCGGGCCTGCCAGGCCGGCCACCGGGTCGCCTTCGCCACCGCCGCCCAGTGGGTCACCCGCCTCGCCGAAGCCCACCAAGCAGGCCGGCTCAGCGACGAGCTGACCCGCCTGGGCCGGATCCCGCTGATCGTGGTCGACGAAGTGGGCTACATCCCCTTCGAACCCGAGGCAGCGAACTTGTTCTTCCAGTTCATCTCGGGCCGCTACGAACGCGCCTCGGTGATCGTGACCAGCAACAAGCCCTTCGGACGCTGGGGCGAGGTCTTCGGTGACGACACCGTCGCCGCCGCGATGATCGACCGCCTCGTCCACCACGCTGAAGTGATCTCGCTGAAGGGCGACAGCTACCGCATGCGCGGCCGAGACCTCGGACGGGTTCCCGCGGCCAACAGCGGGGAATGACCAACATCAACTGAGCAGTGGGGGGTCACTTTTCACCCGTCGGATGTGGGTCACGATTCACGCGTCGCCGACAATCTACCGCATCGCCGCGTTCAGGAGGTGGAAACCTGTTTCGGCGACTGCTTGGTTCGACCTCCTCCGACCTCGAAGCCGTCCTCAAGGAACGTTGACGAAATGATTCTCGTGAGGTGACTCGGCCCAGGGGATCCCGCGAGCCGTGATGAGTCTGCGGCGTCCGGCGGTCGTACTGTCGAAACCCGTTACCGAGGAGGACTTTGATGCGCAGCGTGACCTATTCGATGGGCGTCTCACTTGACGGCTACATCGTCGGGCCGGATGGCGATTTCAACTGGACGGAGCCCGACGAGGAGGTCTTTCGCTTCTGGATCGACGAGATTCGAGAGGTCGGCGTCCATCTGCTGGGACGACGGCTGTACGAGACGATGTTGTACTGGGAGACCGCCGACCAGGATCCCTCGCTCGACGACTCGATGCTCGAGTGGGCCGCGATCTGGAATCCGCTCCCCAAGGTGGTGTTCTCCACCACGCTGTCGGCGGTGCAGGGCAATGCCCGCCTGGCCTCCGGCGGCCTGGCGGAGGAGATCGAGCGGTTGCGAGCCGAGCCGGGGGAGGGCGACATCGCGATCGGCGGCGCGACTCTCGCCGCCGACGCGGCCGCGTTGGGTCTGATCGACGAGTACCGGGTCGTGGTCCACCCGGTGCTGGTTGGTGGTGGCATTCCGTTCTTTCCCCAACGCGAGCGCCGGGTGGATCTCGAACTCGTCGAGACCCGCACCTTCAGCTCAAGAGTCGTCTATCTCCGCTACCGCGTGGCGCGTTAAGGCCTGTCTGACAAACGATCACCTGGCTGGTTCGCGGAGCCAGAGGATGAGGGAGGCCAGGACGACTCCGGCGCGGTGGCGGTCGGAGAGTTTGTCGAAGCGGGTGGCGATCGCGCGGAACTGCTTGAGGCGGGCGAAGCATCGTTCGACCACGTTGCGGTCGCGGTAGATGACCTTGTCGAAGGTGGGTGGTCTACCGCCGAGGGCTCCGCGCCGGCGGCGGTTGGCCGTCTGGTCGTGGCGTTCGGGGATCGTGGTGGCGATGCCCCGACGCCGCAGCAGGTGACGGATCGCCCGGCTCGAGTAGGCCTTGTCGCCCAGGACCCGGTCCGGTGTCGTGCGCGGGCGGCCCGTGGCAGCACGTGGGACGCGGATCTCCCCCCGCGTCAAGGTCCGTCCCGAACTGGAGAAGGCGTTCAAGCTCGCGTACGACATCCGCGAGGCCGCCCCGGACCAGCCGGTCATCCTCACCGTCCGGGTCACACCCCAACGTCTGGGGTCCCATGGTGCAGCCGGTGGGCCCAGGCGAGCCGGCCGGCGGTCCTGGCGTCGATGGCGGCATCTTGACCATCTACTAGTTAGCTGCCATATTACTTTTCATGAAGGACGAGGACGCCATGCTCGGTGCCGCACCCACGCTCGATCAGGCACGGAAGCAGATCGAGCGGTACGGGCTTGACGCCGACCCGCAGGCGGTGCTCGTCGCGGTGCGGCTGATGGCGGCCGGGGCGCGCCTGGACCGGGCTTCGGAAGTGCACTTCTCGCGTTCCGGGCTGTCGACCGGGCGCTACCGCCTGCTGGTGGACCTCGAGGACGGCGGCGGAGAGAAGTCGCCGTCGGGGCTCGCGAGGAGCCTTGGCGTCTCGCGTGCAACCGTGACCGGCCTGGTCGGCGGGCTTGAGCGGGAGGGCCTGGTGGCTCGCCGTGCCTCCGCGGAGGATGGTCGGGGTGCGGTGGTGGTGCTCACCGCACGCGGCGCCCAGCGGCTGCGCGACATGGCGGCGGACCACTTCTCGCGACTCGAGGCGCTGGTCGACGGACTGAGTGTCGACGAGCGAGGGCTGTTCCTGGACCTCCTGGGGCGGATCACTCGGCGGATCGGCGCGCTGACCGCCGAGTAGTTCCATCGCGTCGCGCGAACGGTCGCCCGGCCTTGGCCAGGCGGCGGTCCCTTCATGCCCCAATAGTTAGCTCCCTAATTAATATTCAAGTAGTTAGCTACCTAATCATCAGAGGAGTCTCGTGAGCCCTCCCCATGGAACCTCCGCACCCGGACCCGCCACGCGCTCGTTCACCCTGTGGAAGGAAGTCGCGGTCGCCTACGTGTCCCCGGCGATCACCGCAGGGCTCGGTGGCGCCCTCAGCGGGCAGCCCGAACTGACCAGGGCCGCTCCCACCTCCATCGGGGCCACGTCCGCCCTGGTTGCCTGCGTCGTCGGCGCGTGGCTGCACCGCCATGGCCGGCCGCCCCGCCAGTGGACGACCTCGGCGCCGCGACTGGCACTCACCCTCGGGCTCGCCGGTGCGGCGGCCGCAGTCGCGGCCGTGGGCGGGTGGTGCGCATCCGACTGGCTGCCGTCCCACACACCGGTGCCCGACGCCGGATGGCTGGAGCGCTTGCGGATCGATCTGCCGTTGTCAGCCGCTCTGGCCGCAGCCATCGTCACCTGGCGGTGGCGCGGCGCGGCATCACGGCAGCGGACGTGACCTCGACCCTCCTCAGCCCTGTTTCCAGCCCCACAACCGTGAAAGGAACACCGTGATCACCATCATGGGCGCAACCGGTGCCACCGGCGGCGCGCTGCTCCGGCGGCTCACCGGGCTCGGCATCCCCTGCCGCGCCGTCACCCGCACCCCCGAGGCCCTGCGCGCCACCACCGGCGCGGGAACGCCGGTCGAGATCGCCGGCGCGGACGCCGCGGACCCCCGCACACTCCGCGACGTCCTGGAAGGATCCACACAGTTGTTCCTCGCCATGGCCAACAGCCCTCGTCAAGTCGAGCTCGAGACCAACGTCATGGACGCCGCGGTCGCGTGCGGGGTACGGCACGTGGTCAAACTCTCCGCCCCGGCAGCCGAGCCGGCCTCACCGGTAGCCGTCTCGCGTGGGCACTGGCGGGTCGAGGAACACCTGGCGGCAACCGGCATGACGGCTACGCTGCTCCGACCGTACGCCTTCATGCAGAAGCTGCTCCTGAACGCGCCGGCGGTCGCCGACGGCGTGCTCATGGGGGCGATGCGCGACGCCCCCTGCAACTACGTCGACGTCCGGGACATCGCCGACGTCGCCGCCGAAACCCTCCTCCGCCCCGGCCTTGCCGGCGCCACATACACCCTGACGGGCCCGCAGGCATTCAGCCACCCCGAACTCGCCCGTCTGCTCGGGGAGCTGGTGGGCCGTCCGGTCCGCTACATCGACCTGCCGCCGAACGAGTTCCACCGCCATCTGGTGTCGACCGCAGGCATGCCACCCTGGCTCGCCGACCACGTGGTGGAGATCCAGCAACTGGCCCTGGCCCGCCCGGAAGCACCCAACGACACCCTCGAGACCGTCCTCGGGCGCCCCGCCAGGACGCTCCACGACTTCATTCGCGAGCATCTGCACGCGTTCACCACGACCACTTGACCGGCGGCTCGACCACCTTGGCGCCAACCGGGGGCGGGCCCGTTCCCGGTCCGGGCCGAACGCCTCCGCCGGCCGCGCGCCGCCGTGCAGCGGGCCCGGATCCCGGTGCACTTCCCGCCAGCCCGTGCCGGCTCGGCCGGTTCCCGGTGGACGCGCAGCCGCCCTAATTCAGCCGGCTCGTCCGCCGAGCCCTGAGCGCATGTCTGACAATTGATCTTGTGCTGCTGACCGGCGCCGGCCAGACGGTCCTGGTCGCGCCGCACGACCTGTCGCTCGCCGCCTGGTACTGGCGACCCGCTGCCCGGTCGCCCGTGCGCCGCGGCAGCCGGCCACATCAAGGCCATCTCATCCACGACCAGCTGTCACAGGGCGCTATTAGGCTGAGCGCATGTTCGAACGCAAGACGAGGAGGACGCGGACGGTGCTGCCTGCTTACGCGGTCGAGGTGGGAACCGAACCGCTGGTCCGTCCGGCGCGGAACTCGGTGGGGGGCTGGCCCTTCCTCGACCAGGCTCAGGACTGGCCCGAGTGCTTCTGTGGTGAGCGGATGGCTCTGTTCTTCCAGCTCGACATCCCCTGGGACGTGGAGCCTTTCGGCGGAGACCACCTCCTTGTCTTTCACTGCCGTGCGCACAACGACGCGTCCGACCCCCAGCTTGCTGATGGCCGGCTCGTACCGAAGTACTGGGACGCTCCGCAGCCGCCCTACCCGGCTCCGTT
Coding sequences:
- the istA gene encoding IS21 family transposase, whose product is MISVEDWAEIRRLHRAEQMPVRAIARKLGISRNTVRRAIADDAPPKYQRAPKGSIVDAVEPQIRELLEQWPEMPATVIAERIGWDRGLTVLKDRVRDLRPAYRPADPASRTVYEPGEIGQCDLWFPPADIPLGFGQVGRPPVLVMVAGYSRWITARMLPSRSAADLIAGHWRLLTELGAVPRVLVWDNEGAVGSWRSGGPQLTDEFAAFAGLLGIKFLLCKPRDPEAKGLVERANGYLETSFLPGRVFTSPADFNIQLADWLTKANRRIHRSLQARPADRLEADRSRMLALPPVAPPGWWKASLRLPRDHYVRLDTCDYSVHPLAVGRRIEVTADLDQVLVTCDGVEVARHARSWARHQTITDPDHAAAAAAARKKAASTKAAPVDVTEVEERSLETYDRIFGVIDGGLSTGEGAA
- a CDS encoding SRPBCC family protein, yielding MEPADRRDRLPAVRTGRVHALAGRLGHPARGGVELRFQRDQRSRHRHGATWPDWCSSVDASSLEREGVDGREGPGAVRRFAFRGRTTRAEILEVRAHRLLRYRLLSGLPFFGYEGLATVHPGRIRWDLSFHVKVPGRGRYWHRYMQEFLNEFVRELAVHAERQATGDRPPTCPGGQAGQPATGPGADQGGRPA
- a CDS encoding NmrA family NAD(P)-binding protein, whose protein sequence is MITIMGATGATGGALLRRLTGLGIPCRAVTRTPEALRATTGAGTPVEIAGADAADPRTLRDVLEGSTQLFLAMANSPRQVELETNVMDAAVACGVRHVVKLSAPAAEPASPVAVSRGHWRVEEHLAATGMTATLLRPYAFMQKLLLNAPAVADGVLMGAMRDAPCNYVDVRDIADVAAETLLRPGLAGATYTLTGPQAFSHPELARLLGELVGRPVRYIDLPPNEFHRHLVSTAGMPPWLADHVVEIQQLALARPEAPNDTLETVLGRPARTLHDFIREHLHAFTTTT
- a CDS encoding MarR family transcriptional regulator — protein: MKDEDAMLGAAPTLDQARKQIERYGLDADPQAVLVAVRLMAAGARLDRASEVHFSRSGLSTGRYRLLVDLEDGGGEKSPSGLARSLGVSRATVTGLVGGLEREGLVARRASAEDGRGAVVVLTARGAQRLRDMAADHFSRLEALVDGLSVDERGLFLDLLGRITRRIGALTAE
- the istB gene encoding IS21-like element helper ATPase IstB yields the protein MSTKNGTNQARTSRDVGSELIYLTKALKAPALRDAAARLAERARDESWSHEEYLAACLQREVAARDSHGAEGRIRAARFPSRKSLEDFDFDHQRSVKREVIAHLGTLDFVVGKENVIFLGPPGTGKTHLATGLGIRACQAGHRVAFATAAQWVTRLAEAHQAGRLSDELTRLGRIPLIVVDEVGYIPFEPEAANLFFQFISGRYERASVIVTSNKPFGRWGEVFGDDTVAAAMIDRLVHHAEVISLKGDSYRMRGRDLGRVPAANSGE
- a CDS encoding dihydrofolate reductase family protein, translating into MRSVTYSMGVSLDGYIVGPDGDFNWTEPDEEVFRFWIDEIREVGVHLLGRRLYETMLYWETADQDPSLDDSMLEWAAIWNPLPKVVFSTTLSAVQGNARLASGGLAEEIERLRAEPGEGDIAIGGATLAADAAALGLIDEYRVVVHPVLVGGGIPFFPQRERRVDLELVETRTFSSRVVYLRYRVAR